The Anopheles moucheti chromosome 3, idAnoMoucSN_F20_07, whole genome shotgun sequence genome contains the following window.
AGATGAGCGGCCCTTTTGTAGCTAAATAGCGGTAAAAATATTGTCCCGGTGTAATCGGTGCGCTGGAAAGGATTGGGATGCCAATAAAAAGGCACCGGCTCAGGTTTCCGGCGCTGGCAATGGCACTGGCTTAATACGCTGTACAAAACCACCTCCCAAGCCACACGCTCCCTCGTCCTCCTTTCCCTACCAGCTCGTCACCACCGGTTGGGTGAGCACCATCGCTATCGTCTTACAATTTTCTTCGGTATGTGTTTGGCCAGATTGAAGTCAATTCACTCAACACGGTTGTACATTATTGGaaatttaataatgttttccCTGCACAAGCGAGAGTGGGAGCGAGCAATCGAATATATTGAAGGGAattgagttttcttttcagcTTTCAGCCGTTTCCTCCGGAATGAGCTGGCTGGGAAAAAGATACCGCACAGTGTGCGTCGGAAAAAGAGCATGTCCACGTTTGCCTTAGCGTTCCACTActtaaaattgtataaatttaattaaaataaaaatttaaatctcCAAATTAAAATTACACTTAAGCCAAATTTGTCTGAAAATACTTTACAATTCACTTAGAACCTAAAACCAAATTTGCACTTATTTTGTTCAGCACTGTACCATCGGGTCATCCTTTCCAATCGATCTGCCCTGAAGGTGCTTAGTGTGCTTACTTTTCCCGGTCGTTGCAAAGCGATTCAGCTACGTTTCTGCCATCGATGGGGACACCCGCAACCCAAACCCCAATCCCAATCGTAAGGATACATATTGGGTGAAgtcaaataaaaattcaaaattgaGTGAAATGAACCTTAAAAGCTTTGCTTCACCTCAAGGTATATGGGAATATGCAACTTCATAAGAATGCGAATCTCTTCAACGATTTGTGGATGTGCTTTGCTCTCTTCATTCTtgctgtgggttttttttgccgctTTGCTTGCCTTCTAAAGTCCCATTCGAACGTCTTACAGCAATGGCTTTGGGAAGTGGAGTTTACACTGCGCTGAATAAACGATCAGCAGAACGGTTCTGAGCTGCTCCAGCaagaaggtgaaaatttttaataaaataaagattttcTACACCTTCTCCTTCACCGACATCCACTAACATCTCGGATCGTACGGATAATCACCGGAAGCTGCTGCTGTCACGTGAAACAAAATCGTTATTCCAATAAGATGCTGAACATTATCGGGCTGCCGCAGAGCTTTACCAAGACGCCAAACGCTTCCCGCCGCTACCTTCCACCACGCACCAGCGCACTTGTTGTGTAACCTTTTGAATTCGATTATTTCCCCCTTTTAATCTCTATCGAAAACCTTGCGTGACATCCAACCGGAATGAACTGACGCGGCACTTGATTCTTGATCCGGTCGCCCTATCTTTTCGGGACCCATTTTGGTACATTTTGGGAGTGTGAGAACATTTATTCAAAAGATTTTCCCCGCTACTttgcaaataaatgaaacgaaatttgACATTCATCTTGCTAGTTAGGTTGTCGGGGGAGGCGGCGTTTGCACGGAGAAGCATTGCAAGGGCACAACACCCAATGAAATTTGTATCATTTCCTGGGAAAGAAATGTTTGCCGGAAGGATCAGAAAACCAATTTATATCGCGCACGCAGTAATTTAATGACAGTTTTGTACAACACTAATATGCATTCATTTGCAGCACAATATGTATGGAGGATTTTCAGCAATTTGATCTTGAGACTCTTTCAATACATTCAGAGTTGGATAGGTAAAACCCTGTCTACGGGAGAACGGGCGAGATTTGGCACCATGTCTGTGGTGTGAAGAACAAGCGACATCAAGACTTACTCATCGAGCCAATCGATAAATTTCCATACGACAAGACATAAAAGGTTATCAAAATCAATTAATCTAAAATTTTTAAAGTAGTTTCTTAAGAATATTATGCATTTTTCAGGTTTTTTTCATCTATGTTTGATCGTTAATAACTAAAAGTTTAAATGATTCCGAAAGAAATTTCTTTCAATGATCCTAaactcattttcttttttgtttcctttcatcCTGTCTTAGCTACTAATGCTTAAAACAAGCTAGAAATGAGACCAATTCACGTTATAAATGCTGTTTACCACTAACAAAAAAGCGcccttttccttttatttacgCTTACAAAGCATTATACAACCCTTGTCCAATGCCCCAGTGCTGCcagtaaaacaaataactaTGACTTCGCCAGGACCATTGCAGCCAAATGATTGTTTATCTCGTTTTATTCACACAATAATGTTTCCTCCACCCACCGGGGCTCCGCACCGGGCTCGTTCGTACTGCTTTGAAATGGATAtgtttttgacatttgccATCGTACACGCCCGGCACAATCCGGGACAGCCGAAAGGGTGGCAGCCCCTGCCCAACTATCTTGGTCCCGCGTGAGCTACGGGATGCAGTCGGTACAGAGCGCAAACCATCCGGGTAGTGCACCGATGTCCTGCTgatttttccattattttttattattatgatcAGTTTgttaattgaaaaacttttgaCTGCACGATTGCTGTTGTTTCTATTGCTTCTTTGCCATAGTCCGGTGCGGTTTATGCAACGCTTGTGCTAATCGTTTGCTGGCAAGATACGTATTCTTCGCCGGAAGCAGGCGAGCACTCAAGCTCGATCGAAGCAGGCCCCCCATCCGGTGGTTTAATAAGCCGGTTagtttgaaaataattattcCCATTCAGTGACATCACAGTAGCGATGAAACAGGTGCAAAAAGGGTGCATCAAATTATCCGTTtgcgtgcgcgcgtgtgtgtgtgcatgtcaGGAAAACAAATCGCAACGACACAGCTCCACATAATAATGGTTGTAGTTCAAACCAACGATAGAAAAAAGAAGTTTCACCCTTCACAGCAAAACGGTATCTAAATTAAACCACATCATCCTTATGCGTATAATTCCTTGCTCCGTTGGCCTTAAGATTGCTGCTAAATGTCAACTGTTTTCCGCTCAACATGATGGGCAAACCGACTCGGCAGGCAGGTTTCCAGCATCCGCCGCTGGTATCATGATGCGCCATGGCATCGATATCACCAGTAATATGGTCGTCGTCTTCGGGGACGCCTTTGTGTCGTTACCACCGTGCTCGTCATCCTTCGCGTCATTCGCATAATAACTTAagcaatttaatttcttttgttctctctTCCAACCTTCCAGCCGACCAAGTCGAAAAGAGGGGCCCGCCGACCAGCTAACCGTCCACAAACAGCTCGGTCAAAAGTCTAACCCCAATTCAACCTACCCCTCGCCAGCTGTATCAAAAAGCGAACAGTGCGCTGGGCCAAGCTAGCGAAATCATCTCCTTCCCGGTGGGAAgacaatttttcacattttcttttcatgtcGGCACATCCGGCCCGGTGGGCGCCGGTGGGACCAACCAAAGAAACCGTGTCTTTGTGTCTGCCGCATGGAGCTTTGTTTTTCGCACCGGCGAGGCCTGCGGAAGGAACCCAATTGGCAGTGCAGCCATGCGGGACAGGGTCCTTACAACGTAACGGAACCACTTGCCTTCCCAGCAGACGATGGGCGCACCTCACCGGCTTCGGTTCGCCTACCGgggaaatgtttcattttcatttatttattgaccCACGGGTAACCCGGGCGAGGGTGCAGGAGGGATGTGGACGAGGGACAATTACGCTAACCTTTGGTCGATTTTCCTGATGAGGTTATTTATGAGTTTTTATCTAGCCGCTCTCCCCGACGGCGGAAGTGCCGAAGAGGGCAGAAAATCGGCGGGAAACTGTAGAAATTTGCCCTCATTTTACACTCAATTTTTCCTCAAAAGTTATTAATTCCTACCATTGCGGGTCCCCTTTTCACAGCCATCCGACCGCACCTAACCCCGGACACAAATTTGTGTGACAGTTTCAGTCGGTTTAGCGCTGAAGTGCTCCATCCATCCGGGCCTCCCGAACGGAAACGCTTTGTTGGTACAGATTGCCATTTTACAGAACACTTACCTGCTGCGATAGTACGGATCCTATTGCTGTTTTCGGTGCGGAGACAGCACGTTACGTTACCAACGCGTGAGGGCGGACGCGTACGAGTGTGGCGCACATAGATTTCGCATAGTTTCGCATGAATTAGTTGCGAGTCCTTTGTAATGGATTTCAATTAGTGCTCCGGCAATCATCCGAAGCAGTTGACAGGTTTgtaattttcttcctttcaaTGGGCGCTTTTGAAGGTGAAATGGTTATTAACCTTTTAGTAAGGTTGAGCCGAGCTAAGCATGTAATCGCATTTCATAGAAACACTAAATCATAAATCTATCAGCAAAATAGAGCACACCAAACGAGATGCTAATGTAAACAATACattaacaaatgttttatagaGTTGTAATACATGCAAGTTATTTAGGAAGTGCAAATTTCAATTACAGAAACATTCTCCTGTGGAAGTAATACATGTAACTGCATGTAATACTGTAACTAATGTTAACTTCTTACACTTAGTTTTTATATTGGTGGTTATTTTTAAGCAATTTTGAAGTGCGTTAATATTTTAGAATATTAAGAATTGTTTGACcgtaaaaattaatgaaattaaaaagaaacgtACAATACCAAACTATGCCGATGTTTAAGATCGTACCGTAGCGACTAAGCTCACGAAGCATGTTGTGTATCTAATTTGATGACACCTTTATTGAGACATTCAAGAGAATTATTTAAAAGTTAGTACTCAGTTTAGCTTTAGATGTCAACGGTATTACAAAAATGATGATTGCACTAGAGTATTTCATTTACAAATAATTAAACCACTTCCGAACGCTTCCTCTATATACGCCTGCGTCTATGTAACGCACATCATCAATTCTTGGACCCCACTCTTCGCCCTATTTGGTTTTCAACGCCCAAAAGTAGGCATTGTACAGGCGAAGCAATGCGTCATCCATTTATTACGAAACGCTCGTTGGGGATTTGGAGAGGATCATTGTTATATTGTGCGGGTGGGGGATTTAACTGTGTGTTACACACAATAACACTAAATATCAGTtcaaatacaaattttagCGATTCTTCAGTTGAGATTTTCCTCTGTCACCTATAATTATATTTACACAAATGTTCCTATTGGTAGCGATTTTCTTGCGATATATACTACAGTTtatgaattaatttataagTTTAAAACAGCTATTTTAAAGCAATCACACAACTGTAATGGGTGATTCCCAACGACAGATCCACAACGTAGAAAGCACATCGTAAAACACGTTGTATTTGTCCTATTTGGTATTTTTGGCAGATGATGCACAGGATGACAAAGATTGACCCGAGACCACAGTACTTCCATTCTCCAGGTAAGCGTTGATGATTCCCTCACCCGTAGAAAGTTTTTCTGTGGCTAACGATAAGCGAAAATCAAATGTTACTATAAATGTTACTTTAAATATGTATAACTATTCGAAATTTCTATTGATTCAAGAGTTAAATATGAAATGGCTTCAACGTTCACGATCAACGTAAATTGGTATGTGATTTTATGGGTTTATCTGCAATCTATAGGGCAAACATAAACGATATTGGAAAGACTGCCAACTCAAGATCCTCTCTGTAATAATTTTCAGCCTGAAACAATAGTGCCGACCATCGCCAAAATAAACAAGCGTTGCTCATGGCATGCTCTTAGGCGACTACGACCCGCGAGCTGCATGCGACTCTTTGACACTTTCAAGATGGACCATATTGTacgttataaaaaaaacattacaacattgttttaattttttccgcTAGTTGGCTCTTCCCAAACATACCTTAATGAGTAATTGACCTTTTAGTTATTTGGCGAATGAATGGGTAGATCATACCGCGTGAGCCTTTACTGCTGTATGGTGCAAATTTTGCACTACAAGGACCTTCGCATTTTCTATTTTACTGAAATCTCTAAAAGAATAGATAACAACcatgttaaaatgatttttttaaaataaaagtatacgtctttagtattttttcatctttttttcaACCATTATTACACGTTATAAGGCGAATGGAGTCGCCCAGTAGCGTATGCTAAAAGCTGTTTTACAAAATATGTGATAATTTTAAAAGTAGCAAATTCTAGCAGGTTATTTCTTTTGCGAAATTTGGAGGAAACTACCTACCTGAAGGACTGTAAcctacaaaaagaaaaaggttcGCAGTTTCGTCTTAAACGAGAATGTTATAAATTGttataaataacttttttattATGTCAGTGTATTTGAAAGTAATGATAAAACCTTCGACACTTCACTTATACATGAAGCAGACATATAAACCATTCCATAAAAGTGTAAAGCTTGTGGGTTTTCAGATGTAACTGTTTAAAATTCATACTTTTTTCAACCgggttttgccatttttttacatattcTTCTTTGGACGCTCAtatcaaacaaagcaaaaatagCTTCAgttagtgattttttttccaaattttaGCTTTTAGAGTCTAAAATTGTCTGTGATTTACATACAATTTTTACTCTTTGATAGTTTTCGCCCGGTAGCTGCCCACTGTGTACTATCCCAGTGTTACGTTTagtttgcgttacgtaatgaGTAGACAGTCCTAATAGGAATTTTCATTTACAAGTAAATGGCAAAACAATTATCACATACTTTTGTTTGGTAAAAAATTTTCATCCAAAGTAAATTAGTcacaaaatacatttttaagtTCTCTCTATTCGAAACACAATCAATCAGATATTATTGTAATCAATCAGACATTATCGAAATAAtcaaattttgattttaattccGAATTGATTTTCCCACACGGTATCGTGTCAATCAATATACACTACAATCGCGCAGCATATAATGCAAAACTTCTGCAATATTTCGTATATTGATCCCGGTGCACCATTCGTTCCCAACCCAGCACTGCGGAATACTTTCACTACGTACGGTTTTCAGCTCATTCCTTGACGTTTGCGCTCAATATAGTTGAATCTCGGTTTAACGggaaaagcaaacagaaaataaaattaattattctataaaataaaactgctGCCAATGTTTTTACAACcaccaaataaaaaacacaactcCCCTTAGCCGGAGGTCCTTTGATCCTTGGCGTTGCGTATCCTCCACAACCGTTGCAGGTTTGTGACTGTTGCTCCCTCCACCAGAGGTGCAGATGATTGGTGTGCAATTTATTTAGCTTGAGCACGAAATTAGCTTCCGAAATTATCGTTTCCACGATTGCCCGGACCCAACGTTGTCGCGGTTTCTTTCGCGTAGCACCACATTATGCTACCACGTGGGGTCACTTTGTCAACTTTCTCCTTCGTTTATCGAGCTGTAAGGCTACGTTAGAACGCTTGCCGGGCAAAACAGAAACCCTTCCTGCTGCTAGCTTCGTGAAACCTAAATGTTTCACGTAGAACAGCCGCGTAGAACAGCGGGTCCGTAGCGGGTGTGTTGAGCTGTAggtcatttttttaaactttctcCAATCTGTTTGATTTGGTGGCCGCTTTCCGGTGACACTAACGATCCGCAGCTCAGCTCAGATGAGGAAACGTAAAACACCGTCCGTGCGGGGGGATTGCGCTGAAAGACGATAAGgtagaatttaattaaaatttgttttagctCTCCACTCTGTTTGGCTATGGTTGGCTTTTTCACCTCGGCATACGGCGATGGAACGGATACAGGAACAACGCGGCTGGTACGGTGGGTGGTTAAGGGGGAGGGGGCCCGCTTCCCGAGCAAACTCTTGGgttgataaatttaaaattaacttAATGCTTCACTTGAATTCCGATTAACTGCTACAGTACTATTACGGGAGAGAAAGACAGAGTATTGTTTGCTCCTATCCCGCCAAGCAAAGCTTTTGTCATTAATGTCACTAGGACCAATTAATTGTCCTTACAcagatttttgtttattctgtTAAATTATACTTCCAAAAAATAgcgtttagttttatttattatcatcAACTGTCACATGGTGCTTTGCACGTGTGCTGAAAATACATTACTTCAAATCGTATAAATTCGTTCTTTAAACAGAAAATTATCCTCTCTTTTTACTTAGGCATTTTACACTTCCTACTTACACGAACAGACTGTTCGGCACATCCCTTTTATGAGCTACAATCTTTGGCGGCCTTGTTGATTTTCGTCCACAAAAACTGTCGTGTTGTGCTTGCAAAAACGACCAAACTACCGCAACGTACCGGGCCGGGCAAAGCACAAAAGGCACCAAGTGCTTCCCACTGGTCGCGAGTTTCACATGTAGCCTTCACTAAAGATTgattcattattttctttacCCCCAAAATATGGCCTTCCTTCTAAGGCTGCAGATAGTTGAGACCCTGCAGATGTCCCTCGTCGCGTTGCCGCTGGAATGCAAGCCGTTCGTGGTGTTTGCCATCAATACCGAGACCTATTCGTTCGATTATCTTTTCGCCACGGTATCCATGGAGCTGAAAAGTACAAGGCAAAGTTTGTTTAATATGAAGCAGAAGAAACTATTGTAGTTGTCTGTTGTACGCAACAGGTTTTCCGTTATTGAAGCTGTAAAGTGGAGCTCTTAAGCACGACACGTTTAATCACATTGTACCAACACAATTTGCATGCTTAATGAGTAGAAGCTGTCATGAGCAGTGGTTACTAGTCTGATCTTCAATCATTATCTCGAACTGGTACTTGATGTAGCGAGGAGTTGCTTAAACTGTTGCGCAACATACAAAAAGGCAACATGTTGCCAATGATCGTTCACTCGATGCATAAGCCACTCGGGACTATGGTTAGCTGCATACGTCACAAAACACTCTATCTTATCTAGTCAATACCTACCTCATAGTATAGCTCTCTTCGTTTTTTGCTTATCTCCGGATCGAAGTCATACTCCTCCGTCTTGTGAATGAGCGGTATGCCAGCGACATTGTTTTGGATGAAATCCGTTAACAACCTTACCACGGTTGCTTCAACGCGATGTTCCACCGAAGCCACTAGAATGGCTAAGCATATCTGTGCAATGAATCAAACATACACCGTAAGCACACGCTACCGATAGCCCCAAACTACATGCTACACTTACAGCAACGGCCAATTTGGTCATGGTTTCACCGCAACAATTTAGCTAGCGACAACGAAACACGAACTCTCCAATATAttaaccacacacacagaacatACGGCTCGTACTGCCACCTTAAACGTTCCTTTGCCAGTCGTTTACCTCCGAAGCCTTAGTTCAGTGCTCCCACCCAGTCTTAGTGCGCTCGACGCCCCGATCCGTAGTGCTATGGTGGAAAACCCACCAAACAAGACTCTAACTCCAACTCCCTCCGTGGTTTGTTCTCGGACCGTAATGCAACTTGCACATATGGGCTCGCGTTGCCAACGAAACCGGTCGGTAGATTGGTAACCTCAGCAGTACATACATTAACAAAAGCACCACCAACGATCGTGTTCCTGGCACGATCAATGCAAACAAAGGTACGAGGAAATTCACAGCGAAGTTTTCCTCAAAATCTTTCCGTCTGCTTCCCGAAACAGCACAGCAACAGTTGAATGCGCACGCGGAACACAGCGGAATGGGTGAAATGAACGAACTGCACTACGCTACGGTTCGGTTGATTATGGGGCAGACGATTAAATCACCTACCGCACGGTAACAGACGACGGCAAGTCAAACGATGGGTTCCAACCGTTCCAAGCACCAAGAAAGATGATGAAGAGCCAATAACCAAGCAGCAtgaagagaggaaaaaaaacacgtacaACCCAAATCTGTTTGCTGGACACTCTATCGAAGGCTTTCGGTTTAGGCACTAGGTGACCCACACCCAGCAAGGTGGAACGCGATCGCAATTGAGCATTTGACCCAATTTTTCTACCACCTGCGGAATTGCCGATGAGATCTATGCGGAGATAAGTTTCTTAACCGTTTGGTAGTGTTACACAGTCGTACGAATATCTTACGCACATCGAGACTGATCTTCGAAACCCAATCTTGAATACACCAGCTACGAATCTTATAAACATCACAGCGCTTAGGACAAAACTGTGAAATTTAATCACATCCAACACCCCTTCCAATCGCCCTCAATGATGATGCAATTTCATTTCGAATCGCGTCCAGCGATGGTCGCGACCTACGAACGATCACGCATGTGATCTGTGTCACCAGCACACAAACCGACGGATCCCATTAGGGAAGATGCTTCACACTTCCGTAAACTAACCCACAGTTCGCACATTACATGGTCTGTTGTTTAGTGTTTGATGTCTCTAATGAATGGAAGTAGTTCAGGGTTCGTATCATTTTTGGTTGCAATTACGCAAAAATTGTACCATTTTTAATGACCAGGAGGTCACtattaatatttgaaaaaaagcattttaaagagCAGTCTTTTAAATTTCGTCGGGTATACTTCATCGAAGATTGTTTTAATATACTTGACAGATTTCCTTCGCAATAATGCGTCCTTACAAATATGTCTTAAAACTCTCTACCTTAAACCTTTGGTGTCCTTCAACTAGAGAatagttaaatttaattccgCGTGAATAAcgttcgtctatccaaaaacATCCTTTTATAATGCTAACCTTCACTTAATGCTATGAGATCAGCCTCCAAAACGAATGGTCTCAACCATCTTAATAAAAAACCAATCATACACAGATGAACCGGCAGCTTTAAACACGTGCGTACATAATCTGCGTCACGTTTTTTGGTCACTTGTATCATCAAGATCACCGCTTCACCGAAAGAATGTCCGATCATTCCTGCCAACGGTTTCCTCGGAGAAACacgaaggttcgtcgcttatacGCACGACCAGCTCTTTCGTTGCGGTCGCTCGTGATCGCACGCTTGTTTTATAACCAATACCAAGCCAAACTATACGCACTGTGTCACTGGGTGTGCGCTGTTGGTAAGATCGTCGTACAAAAAAACTGCAATTGCACTTTTGGTCCATTCATTACAAGAATCCGACCGAAGGTAAAGCTGTAACTTACACTCTCGAAACTGTTGTAgcgtggtgctggtgttgtgATAACAAGCCGAAGAGGAACCGCAAAACACACAGACTACGGAAAGGTGTACACGCCTGGTTGTCGGTCGGTTCGATCTTCGTGCCGTCGTACGCACTAACATCAATTCCTACTTTCACTTTCCACCCCTTGCACCCCTTTCGGTTGGGCTGGAGGGAAACATTCAACCGATGTTGTTGATCGTCACCATCACAACTTCGCTTCCGCTATACGTTTTAgaggttgtgttttgtttatcgaAAGgaattttacttttaattacgATTTATTTCTCATGTACATTAAATCACCAACAGTGCAACTCGTTTagtagattttttttgaaaactaAATTATGTTAAACTAAATGTATTTACTGTAACATTAAAACACGTTAACACTTTTACTGAACTATAATCCATTTTTCATGTAGTTTATGTAAGTTTTTAGTTCGATGATATTTAACCTTTTTACAACCAATAATtatcataaaataataaaataaagatgtCTTTGGTGGATCGATTTAACGGTCCATTCGTGACGATCGGGAAACACGAACAGCTCGTTTCGTTTTCCCACTCCTTCCAAGATCGCCAAAGGTGGTAAAAACCGAAAGTACCGCGCACCCGACACGAGGCCACTGCTAGATTGTCCTCCCTCCCCACGGCACATCGTTTCTGCCATTGTATCCGTGAAATGCGACCACCCCCGGCCGAACGACGACCTGCGCTAACCGACCGTACACGGTAAGACGATCATTCCCAATCTCAGTTTATGGTGGGAAGTCTTACGCGCCGGAGGTTTTGTTGTGAACGCGGTCGGACAGAGACGCTTAAGTGTACAATTGCGTACAGAAACTGGTGACCTACCTCGCTGCTAGCGTGTGTGCGAGTGAGAGTAAGTGTGAAGGTTGCACCATAAAAACACGTTGGGTTGCTGCCTAAAACGATCCGATCCCATCATCACCAGCGAACCGCTCGTTTAACTGATGCTGAGCTTGTATCTTTCAGCTTCTGCAGCAAAAGTGCTACAGTGCCACAAAAGGAGCTACGGTACCCCGGTTAAATAACTGTTTTGCGCCCCGGGAATCGAACATTGTTCCgcgcaaaaaacaaaacgaatacacacacaaacacacgttcATTCAACAGCAgtgccaaaaaaaacagccaccACCAAAATGCATAAGTGTGTTGCATTGTGTTTCACGGTACGTAGCGGGAAAAAAATGCTGGAGAAATTAACGAACCATACAGTATATCGTCTCATGGCATGTTCGTAGTTTGAACTGGGTCCCGGGAAAGTGTTACGCCCTTGTGCGCGACCAGGCCGGGTTGAAGCAGGTTGTAGAAAGTGGCCGAATATTCCAGAACGGGGACAGTGcgttaaacaacaacaacaatcccGGTCGAAAAG
Protein-coding sequences here:
- the LOC128304852 gene encoding uncharacterized protein LOC128304852; the protein is MTKLAVAICLAILVASVEHRVEATVVRLLTDFIQNNVAGIPLIHKTEEYDFDPEISKKRRELYYELHGYRGEKIIERIGLGIDGKHHERLAFQRQRDEGHLQGLNYLQP